tcatttttacaacaagacagaatataattcacgaagtaccaatatcaaaataCTACATgagaaagttttatgttaggaaatagtttcatatttcattcatactctctagcttctgaagcatgagatcaaaaagtagtagtacgaaatttttacataaatttgtaatcttcatattcttctgtaatttgtgtgagtccccgtttcttctccttcctcctaacagacaatcttgtcatcactaattctgtaactattcctgccagtgtcaaaacttattctttgGTTAACTTCaataaccctgccacaatcaccggtttagttatcccgcatttattctccggttaggtgttattacgtgttcCTACAATGCATTTTccacgctactcccagaatagaacttaagccgCTGTTAGCTGGGAACAGTATAACTGGCCCTTAGTGGTGTAGCGGTCTGGTCAAAAATTTtccagcaaaatttcattttcacagATACACGGAGGAGACAATACGCAATCTTTGTtgcctgttagttgtttatttcgaCTCTGGTAATATGAATCTATGGAATTCACTACTAGTTATagcaacgctgatcatttgcaaacccagtcaaccacaaacAGCGATCGGCGTTCACCCGTTCGGCtctattccgctcagctcgtatagacccATCCccatttgtctgcaggaaagtttatttctagatctacatctacatttatactccgcaagccacccaatggtgtgtggcggagggcactttacgtgccactgtcattacctccctttcctgttccagtcgcgtatggttcgcgggacgaacgactgtctgaaagcctccgtgcgcgctctaatctctctaattttacattcgtgatctcctcgggaggtataagtagggggaagcaatatattcgatacctcatccagaaacgcaccctctcaaaacctggcgagcaagctacaccgcgatgcagggcgcctctcttgcagagtctgccacttgagtttattaaacatctccgtaacgctatcacggttgccaaataaccctgtgacgaaacgcgccgctcttctttggatcttctctatctcctctgtcagaccgatctggtacagatcccacactgatgagcaatactcaagtataggtcgaacaagtgttttgtaagccacctcctttgttgatggactacattttctaagcactctcccaatgaatctcagcctggtacccgccttaccaacaattaattttatatgatcattccacttcaaatcgttccgcacgcatgctcccagatattttacagaagtaactgctaccagtgtttgttccgctatcatataatcatacaataaaggatccttctttctatgtattcgcaatacattacatttgtctatgttaagggtcagttgccactccctgcaccaagtgcctatccgctgcagatcttcctgcatttcgctacaattttctaatgctgcaacttctctgttcactacatcatccgcgaaaagccgcatggaacttccgacactatctactaggtcatttatatatattgtgaaaagcaatggtcccataacactcctctgtggcacgccagagcttactttaacgtctgcagacgtctctccattgataacaacatgctgtgttctgtttgctaaaaactcttcaatccagccacacagctgatctgatattccgtaggctcttactttgtttatcaggcaacagtgcggaactgtatcgaacaccttccggaagtcaagaaaaatagcatctacctgggagcctgtatctaatattttctgggtctcatgaacaaataaagcgagttgggtctcacacgatcgctgtttccggaatccatgttgattcctacatagtagattctgggtttccagaaatgacatgatacgcgagcaaaaaacatgttctaaaactctacaagagatcgacgtcagagatataggtctatagttttgcgcatctgctcgacgacccttcttgaagactgggaccatctgtgctcttttccaatcatttggaaccctccattcctctagagacttgcggtacacggctgttagaagggggggcaagttctttcgtgtactctgtgtagaatcgaattggtatcccgtcaggtccagtggactttcctctattgagtgattccagttgcttttctattcctagaTGCGGCGGGGATTCcgctggcagagacatcacatccACTATGCacacatttaaaaatcaacttacgattctttcagaaatcaacttagaatttgttctaaaatgttcaaaaaccagcagggatgcgttcaaaatcatatgagtacttgacagaccaatgtgcgctggacgctaggcgctttgtgaaacaaggtctttttcctcaataatatgaatttggcgcccttcCCCCGAAACTGCTGCCCGGGGCAGTACCCAGGCTTGCTCCCACCCCCTAGTTCCAGGCCTGTTACGCATACctgaatctggcagcttaggcgcacCAGTAAAATGTTTCGGGatagcatctggctacttgctgctattgcttatacatcaaactgccacacttctgtagccagaagtgggagaaggtactactcatatgtgactcaactgcacatgcgcataaACTCGCTCGCAAccactcaaacgaatctaatgtaaaaagttgtgacgtcacactcatcggaggcattTTGTTGCTGtgaaacattgcatagtcttcctaaagcctttggcacattttgctgttggcagacgcttatatgagcattgtgtttttttattgtatttggtgCATTTCCtctgcaactaaagttttattttctttttttctctcgttcgttctttattgctgcagtattgttcTGTAGTAGCAAGGTACAGTAATATTCTTTATTAgactattggttcttaccagtcagttacaaaaatttaactgaaaactaaaacaatgaaaaattcccagaatttggCTGCAAGCCTGACGGTGCTTCTATTCTTCTGCATCTTGGTTGTGAGGATACAACCACACCTGACCTTCCTCATGAGGGTAGCACCGACATCCCCAGATTCCTTTCCTTCTGGCTGCACCCGACGCTACAGTCGCGATGCCAAAGGCAGGGCCGTCTCTGAACACAGCACTTTATGATTCAGCTGTTGCCCTCACTGCCTTTTCCCAGTCATGCTCGATGTTGCTCATTTTCAGCACCTTTGCTTTCATCCAGCCATGGCCAGCGTTCCCTTAACAGGGTCGTGCTACACTTCACTGCTGCCAAGTGTGCTGTCTGCAGTCCTGGTGTCATCCTCTGGTTTTGCTACAGCCAAATCCTTCACTGTCCTCCCACGATTGAGCCCGACACTGCCCACCAACACGCACCACATCTTCCAGCTGATGACAAACCCTTTCTATTGAGGAAAGCACAGCACTACACACCTCTGCTTCTGTGTAATGTACATCATCCTCTGTGTAACGTACATCCTTCTATGCATATGCTGTGGTGACGCCCTTTGTGGCACCCGCTGTTCTCCCACCTGCCGGTTGTTCCCATGCTCTGTTGCACACCGTTTAATCGCTTCCACATGAAATGTCCATACCTCACTGTGGTAAGTCAGAACAGGTAACATACACAAATTGTCAATTCTCCTAGTCAGACATCAGAACCTTAGTTAGTACAACGAAAGTACTCATGGCCATTTTTGCTCACATTTCTACTGCTGTACATTCAGCCCTTCAGTGGCTCTAAATTTAAAAACATATCAAATGGTTTATTTTTAGTATACTGAGTACATATTATTTAAGTCTTATTGTTACTTATATTCAGCGTACCTCCAAACTGCTGCTATTAAAATTTCCACTTCTTCATTTTTACCTGCACGAGAGAAACTATACAATGTCATCAAGAAAATGAAGGTAGTTCAAGTATGTATGATTAAGGCATATTTCTTCTTTGGTTCTCCCATTTAGTGTTGGAAAAACATCCTCTAAAGCTGCCACAAACAGTTCTGCAATACGAAGTCTCCCTGTCTGACTTCTTTCAACTTAGAATGTTCCAGTATCCTGATGAAATTTAATGGAAGCTGTACCATTGACGTATACATTCTTTGGATTACTAACATAGATCAAACCAACGACTTCTTTCTAGAGGATCACTGGTACAGGTTAGATTTAAACTGTGTCAAAAGCTATGTCTAAATCTATGAACTTCAAGGCGAAGGTAATTCATTGCTCCGttgtataattttgttttcaacTTGCAAATGGTCCTATGTGCTATTTATTTATGAAATCAGCTTGTCCATTTGTCTGATTAAAATGTAACAGTTTTTCTATGCAGTTGGCAGTAAGTTGAGTGAATATTTTGTACATTACAAAGAGGAGGCCGACTGGTAGATAATTTTATGACTTGGTTTCTGTTTTTGTAAAGAAGAATaattatgtttccagaatgagatttccactctgcagcggagtgtgtgctgatgtgaaacttcctggcagattaaaactgtgtgcccgaccgagactcgaactcgggacctttgcctttcgcgggcaagtgctctaccaattgagctaccgaagcacgactcacgcccggtactcacagctttacttctgccagtatcttgtctcctaccttccaaactttacagaagctctcctgcgaaccatgcagaactagcactcctgaaagaaaggatattgcggagacatggcttagccacagcctggggaatgtttccaggatgagatttccactctgcagcggagtgtgcactgatatgaaacttcctggcagattaggagacgagatactggcagaagtaaagctgtgagtaccgggcgtgagtcgtgcttcagtagctcagatggtagagcacttgcccgcgaaaggcaaaggtcccgagttcgagtctcggtcgggcacaatgttttaatctgccaggaagtttcaataattatGTTGTTCAAGTTTGGGAATTATTTTTCACACACTTCCTCTAAATTGTTGCAAGTTCCCTTTATACaaccctttctccatttttaacgATTTCTACTGAGACATCACCATCACCATGAACTACTTCTTTCTTAATACTTTGAATGAGCTTACATATCTCAACTGGCATTACTTACAGAACTACTTTTCGTTAAGTACTATCATATCACAGAGGTACTTCCAGAAATAAACAATAAACTGACAGTTTTCACTAGACTGGTGTTATGAGAAGGTGGTCAATGAATCACTAGCTAAACTAATTGTAGAACACAGGAATACTATGGTCTCTAAAATTATGTTTCAGAAATTAATTGTAATATCACTGACTAAAATAACAAAAATCTTCAAATATCTATGATTTCAGAAACAATAGAATACTGCATGCATAGAAGGATGAGTCAGTATTTTTATACAAttggtttttttttggggggggaggaaGTGTGTGCAACACTGTTAGACCTCAGGAAAgcatttcacattattttctcTGCCACTGCGTAGGGAGAGCGAATGTTCTATGCAGTCTTACTTGAACAGTAGATAACTGTAAAGATTTAAGAAATCAGAATGTATTCCAAGTGTAAAAAGTGTACCTCAGGCACCTGTTCTTGGATTTTCCTTGTGATTATTCAGATAAACAATATACCCACAGCTGTACCATATGATGCAGTGTTCTATGCAGATGACTAGATTCATCAGATATGATATCAACCCTGAAAATGTGTAATAGACCATGGTGGTAGCAATGGAGATATGTACAACTTTCTTTGAGATAGCAGCAAATGTACTGCAAAaacaatacagtaaaactgaagacactgtacTCAGTCTTAATGCTCCtagttgtaataaaaaaaaaaaaaaaaccgtgaaaCTAAGATTTCACATACACCAAAAACTCAGCTGGGATACCCACACAGAAATTATGTGGCAGATTAGCGTGTCATCAATCTGCTGTACAAGTTTAGGGGCAATGCCAGTAAAAAATTTCTGTTATATGCGTATTCTGCATTCTTTCATTCCATATACGGTGCACAGCAAGACTCAGCCCATATGAATCATGTAGAGAGAATTTTAAGCAACTAAATATGACAGTTCCCAACGTTTACATCTATAAATGATTTTGTTAATGACAACTTAAGTAAATTTGACCTAAGAAGGGCAATTCATGGTCACAACACAAGTGGGCGTGCAAATAAATGTCATAGGCTACATTGGCCAAAATCCCTACAGCTACAAATGACTTCGCATTATTTACTTCAATAAATCATTTCAAAATGCCTACGCAATGCCAGTAGATAAATTTAAAGTCAGTCTTGTGAAATGGGTGAAAAGTAAAAGAATTTACTCTGTTCAAGAGTTTCTTGAGTATGACAAATGACACACATTTCTtataagaatgaatgaaaataaatttttttataatcgTGTCAGACTATTTTATTACTGTCTTATGTGATTGTCATCATTTAACTGTTTAATTACTTATTTTTGTCACTAACTTAACTATGCTGTGCATTAATCTTTTAATCGCTCtattatataattatttatttttattgctgcTTAATTATGTGGTGTATATTTTCtatcattttcttgtacttagtgacaTTTGTCTATGTAGTAGTTATTAtttactttgatgacaatgactgCATGTGAAGATATTTAGAGGTGAATAAAGCATCTGTACACTAGCAGAGAAAAAAATCTTAACACCAGGgaggaggagttgtgcaacataaatgaaagttggtaactGTTTCTACAGCTAAAaattctattcaaattttgcgtCAGTGGCATACAAGTGGCGCTAGTGGCATACAAGTGGCGCTAGTGGTGCCACTATGAAGATGAAATCTGGTTtcttttaaatacatgctgtaacagtcATGAGTATTAGGTTAGGGATTGGATATGGTGAGCTGATGGTGAAAAATGCCTTTATGTGACAGACACCATTAATGTGAAAATTGAGTGAATGAAGTTGTGTAATAGTGCACGAATACTAAATTAAAAAGTAACTAATATTCAGTTAATGAGTTCTTTAGCACCAGTGTTAGTGAACAAAAATACTGAGTATGGAATACTAGCTACTACAGAGTTCCTGCAGTCTATCAGCCACAAATTTTCATGACAAAGTGGAAGCAGTTTGGATGCATTAACAAGTGCACAGACTCTTCAGAAAATCAGAGGCTCTGAAGAATTTCTATTGACTTTTTAACCATTGGAGAGTACTGTAAGTAACCTCTACAATTCTGCAAAAATCTTAAAACACAGAACTAAAAAAAACGATGTATTCAATGATGGTCTCCTACTAGCTCCACCTGCCGGGTGAAATATATCATCGTGTATATCTTAAATTCACACACACTTTTGTCTCAATGCTTTACTGAAATTCAGATGATCACTATTTATACAATGAATATTGCACATTTGAACATCCTCTCATCTCAGGGTCATTTATAACCACAATTTGTGTTTgacaatatattttcaaataaattaaaaatgtaacaattttACAGCAATGTTTTATTAAAAACTGCAAGCAAATGCATAAGAAATATCTAAAAAGTGAGACACTGATTATTTCATACAATTAATGTTTAAAAATTATAAAGCAAATGCTTCAATGTCTAATATTGCTCTCctgcatattcattattgaaaggtCTGCCGTTCGCTTCTCCTTGCTCTGCTTCTTGGTAACCCTCATTAGGTTCAAATTTGACAGCATTTTCTTCATAATTAGTTTCATCATAATTTGTTGCTGAATAATCAGgataatctgaaaataaaaaatgatgcgATACAGAAAACACTGCAAATTCAATTCTGGAAAACCCTGTATAATTTTTGGATCTTTGTATAAAATAATCTCACCATCTGGAGGCTCCAATTTGATTCTGACTTCCTTCTCTTCTGACCGCCTACGTTCCTTCTCCCTGGAAACATGCAACAACACACATTTGTAAACTGCCTTAATCATCATAATCACAAAAATAAACTGTCTCAGACTGAATCCAGAATAGCTTACAACATCAAGCACACTAATGTCAGTACAACTGAAATGCTTCTCAAAATATTGCTCTGCAACACTGATAACAAAAACAAATTGATTGAGTTGTCAGATATTCTGTTATTTTTTACAGACAGGTGGAATGAACAAATCACATCCAGTTAACAACTTTACACTGAATCAGTGTGCTCAGACTTTACTTTGATAATTTGAAACAGGtgtaacaatattattaaaaggaaagcgctgagtcacagataggcacaatgaaaagactgtcacaaataggcttctggccagcaaggccttcgtcaaaaatagacgacacacacatgcacacgcaactcacacacatgactgcagtctctggaaaCTGAagtcacactgcgagcagcagaactagtgagggtaggggtgggggacagtgaagtgctgctgtggagcacgaggtggagagaggctagggcagctatgtgcagtcgggaggttagacaagggcaggaggaggtgggtagtggaaaaggagagaagtaaaaaggctgGGTGCATGGTCCAAAATTGGAGGCTGATAAGTCACAAACTACAGTGAAACCCCGCTTTTACACTTTTCTAGAGACTTCAAAAAATGGTGTAAACAGTGGGAAAATGTGGGAAGCTGTAAAAGTTACATATAGGATACCCCCTTGCgctttatgtatgatatatgtacacaataggcatcaaaagacttgtcatGGACTTTTTACTATCTAATgaaggtttattatctaataaaaactgctgatgtaattggaactgataactgtctggtAAGCACGAATGTTTGACTGAATTTCatgtcataatcgatgtttttgaaagcctccagctgtcattcattatttaaataataaaatactgcaCTAGTTATGTATTTTTCCTGCTTAGCATGACTGTTCCGAGAATTTTTTCTTGGTGTTAAGggcaaatatgtaaataagtattttgtgtggtgtctgAATGTGTTATACTGCATATCTTGCACTGTAGtgtttttgaggttatcaggtactgtcCCACATCAGTTgagtagaaaaccacacacacacacacacacacacacacacacacacacacacacacacaatcactcacacacacacattatttgtgtgtgtaacatcacaaaaaatacatacgtaTATTCTCAAAACACGCTTTGCTCAGCATGAATACATTACGTAACCGACACTGTGTTTACACTAACAACATTTGAGCAATGCAAAGTGAATGATGGTGTGAACTAGCACTCCACGTGGCCATACACTGAAACATGCTGAATAGGGTTCGACACAGGTGTCACATCgatcacaacaatcacgaaactgcatttgcgcagtagagacagtttgaaaatgattgtgattggtcatgatatcttcattCGAACGAACTTAGTAGCGCCTGTCAGCCACCatgccaagtagagcttggcagcaGCAGGAGATACGGCACAAATTGTTACTTTTACTCTTTTACCAGTTCAAATCCGctagagtgccctggtgtcaagaaacttaaccacttaatatttgtgacctcTGAGAACTCTACTAGACGGCAAACATGCCAGCATCATATTTTCTACAGGGACATTTTTTGTAATGCATAAATAGTGGGATTATTATTAGTATGTTGACACAAAATCAGGTGGaaattaacattgtgggcataggaaatttCATGGGACCAATAAAAAATGTCAAATGATGGGAAAACGTTAATTCTGGGAATGTAAAATGAGGATTATACTGTATAAGGCATATTATGAAAAAATATTAACAATGAAAGAAGACTAACATGACAGTTTTTACACACAGACCACTGGAAATAACTGTTTTAAGTGTAACCAAATGCAACATCCAGAATAAAAGGCATAAAAAGGGAGGCAAGGGCAAGGGGGTGGGTGATGGTTCACAGAAGCTTCATGTGAATGTGAAAGTACAAGAATGTCTAAGATAAATTTCTTTTGTGGCACAAGAAAGAATATAACATAATATCTCGAATTACATTCACAACTGACATTGAAATACCTTCATCACAAGCTACAGGGGATAACTACAGTTAACTTGTCACTGGTTACTACAAACTAAGAACCTCAGTCAAAGAAAAGGGACTAAACTAGCAGGAGATTTTAAGTAATCTACAGAGACTAATGATAGGTAAAAATCTGCATTTTGAACCTGTCACTCACATGTGTTAACCTAGTTGCTTTCCAAAGAAGTAGTGACTTAATATATTGGTCTCTTGTCAGTTATACTGATCTAATCTCCAGAGTGACTTTACATAGTGCCACGGTATAGTCTAAAATGTTGTAAAAGGCTTTTCTCCTGGAAATAATTCCTTTGTGAAACAATTTTGAGTTGCATGAGTGAAAGAAAAATAATACATATCGTTTTCTAAAAGACTACTTCATTTATGTATGCCAGTGCTGCATGTACTTGTATGAAGGACATATGTTTTGCAATCTCAAGAGATGCAATTGATCTCAGCCAGCCATAGTGAAAACAATACAGATTGTTAAGCATACACACAAAGCACAGGCCAGTATTTTTGGCAATAAACTTGTTTGTATAAATCTATTTTAGTaacaaataaaatagaaagaaacattccacaagggaaaaatagaaagaaacattccacatgggaaaaatatattaaaaacaaagattctgtgacttaccaaacggaaaagcgctggtagatagacaataaaaaaacacacaaacacacacacaaaatttcaagctttcgcaaccaacggttgctttgtcaggaaagagggaaggagagggaaagacgaaaggatgtgggttttaagggagagggtaaggagccattccaatcccgggagcggaaagacttacctgaggggggaaagaaggacaggcatacactcgaacacaaacacatatacccatccacacatatacagatacaagcagacatatttaaaggcaaagagtctttgctttaaatatgtctgcttgtgtgtgtgtgtgtgtgtgtgtgtgtgtgtgtgtgtgtgtgtgtgtgtgtgtgtgcgcgcgcgcgcgagtgtatacttgtccttcCCGTATAGGTGGGCGACATTAGGTGGGACACGATGCCTATAATACTTCCACATTTactaaaaagttgttaaacggcaaaaccagtatttcatcatttatatagataaaaagaagtaaagatataggaaaggaagagttgcggcatcagaacgaaaagtgatacatcgctcagcaacgaaggaCGTACACAGCAGGCGTTGCATGGTGTAAACAAATCAACTGATAGAATAGTAAgcctgtaattaagcataaagccacataACACTGCATAGACTATCCAATACTGAGCCTACTTTAAATGTACTTTATGCCTGTGTCACCATGACACCTTGATGTGCTGAGTACCAATAGCTCCTTTATATTGTTACTTACAAGCTTCATTTGATGCTGGTCTACCTTAAAGCTGTTGCACATGATTGCTTTCATATTCAGGAAAATGTGTACTGCTTACCTCTCTGGTCGTTCtccacgatctctctctctcttatcccTCTTCCTATCACGATCACGATCACGTTCTCGGTCCCTTGAACGTGACCGTCTCCTCTTGCGGTCACGATCCCTGTCCCTATCTCTGTCTCGAGGTCTCTCGTCCCTCGATCGTTCATCTCTGTCAATTTCTTCAATATCTGGATCTTTCTCCTTCACTCGATCACGACTTCGTCTACGTTTCCGGTCACGTGAACGGCTGAAAAACCAAATAACCAATAAACAAACCATTCTCTATGTatacaatttccattttttcagaTAGCAAATATTACCTTCGGGATTTCCTTCTCTTATCTCGATCCAACCTCTCCCTCTCCCTACTACGAgacctcctcctctctctttcaaTTCTATCTCTATCGCGATCTCTGTCAATATTACCTCTTgcagattctctctctctttcaagcCTGTACCTTTCTCTTTCCCTTTCATTGTCTTCTCGTCCTGAATGTTTAATGTTAACATCAGGTCCACCTCGGCGAGTTCCACCTAAGCCACCACCTAAAATAAAAGTTTTAGAACATTTTTACATAAACATACTTTTACTCACAATGCTAACTCAGTCAAATATATACCATCAACTACAATAAGCCATAAATAGTTGAGATGGCATGCACCGAGTTGTCTGATAAACACCGTGtaactacatttacattttactataCCACAACTGATAAGTATAATTTAATGGTCTTACCATAAATTTTAGTGCTTGTGATTAAATGAAAGGCTCTCCACAATGGCTGCTTTTACTACAAAAAGATGGTCACTACTAATTTTGTAACAATGCACCTGAGTGGCTTCACTGGTGTTTTATGAAACTGTTTATAATTTATGGTCAAAATACCACACATCTCTACTACATTTTTCACCCAGTTTTTCATAGATTAAAAAGGAAGCTGTGGTAACTTCTTTGCTGAACTGTGGTTAAGGCAAGTAGGTTCATATACACTGTTCGGGGAAAAAGACAGCTACCGATGACAAAATAATATGCAAAAAGTAGGTTTGAATATAATCTGAGAATGAAGTTACTTTGTTTATAATAATCTCAAATTGAAGTTTAAAACAATGGCTCCAAAGTAAAACCTGATTCTTATTTCATCATCTATTCATTTGTCTATGAAAAAGTCTACTGAACAACTTGTATAATTTATTTTAAGTTATGTCAAATTTAAGCGAAATATAATTTTGATGATACAAAATTGTGATTTTTGCTTTTCCTCCAACCAAAATCGAGATATTCAGTTAACATATTGGAGGCAAATCCCAAGCACAGATGGGGGTCACAACATTGTGTGAAAGAGATCTTGCCCAAGTGTAAGTTGGGCCACAATTTTCTGCACGAGCCACTTATTGTCCAAAACCTGGAT
This sequence is a window from Schistocerca americana isolate TAMUIC-IGC-003095 chromosome 4, iqSchAmer2.1, whole genome shotgun sequence. Protein-coding genes within it:
- the LOC124613985 gene encoding U1 small nuclear ribonucleoprotein 70 kDa; translation: MTQYLPPNLLALFAPRDPVPYLPPVDKLPHEKKNRGYIGVGNFLQFFEDPKDTPPPTRVETREERLERRRRERAEQVAYKLEQEIAVWDPHSIATATGDPFKTLFVARINYDSSESKLRREFEVYGPIKKIVVVHNKVNGKPRGYAFIEYEHERDMHSAYKHADGKKIDGRRVLVDVERARTVKGWLPRRLGGGLGGTRRGGPDVNIKHSGREDNERERERYRLERERESARGNIDRDRDRDRIERERRRSRSRERERLDRDKRRKSRSRSRDRKRRRSRDRVKEKDPDIEEIDRDERSRDERPRDRDRDRDRDRKRRRSRSRDRERDRDRDRKRDKRERDRGERPEREKERRRSEEKEVRIKLEPPDDYPDYSATNYDETNYEENAVKFEPNEGYQEAEQGEANGRPFNNEYAGEQY